The sequence TAGCGGAACGAAAAAACGGTGACAAGTTCCAAACATGTTCGGTTAGATCGGCCTCCAACATATTGTGTACTTGACGATCTTGTATTTCCTTAACAATAGCATTTCGATCCCTCAAATTCCTGATTAACTGTCATAGCGGATTCCTTGCAATCATTCTTTCCTCTCGATGAGTTATCACAAAACCATTGTTTTCTTGAATCATGTTATGTAAGACAATACAAGCGTACatatgtcttctaattttgttgaagtCTAAAGTTCTCGCCGGAGTTTTTAACATTGCAAATCTACCTTGAAGTACCTCAAATGCACGCTCAATATCTTTCCTTGCACTTTCTTGAAACCTGTTAAATTTTTTGCGTGGTTCGTCAATTGGGTTGTGGGGAGCTTTTACCAACATAGCTCAATCCGGGTATATACCATCACCAAAGTAATACCTTCTCTCATAGTGATGCCCGTTTACTTCAAATGGTGAAGTTGGAGCAGTGCCATCTTTTATGGTGTTGAATAATGGCGACATATTTAAAACATTAATGTCGTTGTTTGAACCCGCCATACCAAAAAATGCATGCCATATCCACAAATCTTGAGAGGCTACTGCCTCGAGCATAACAGACGGGCCTTTTTGATCACCTCGAGTATATTGCCCTTGCCACGCAACAGGGCAATTTTTCcactcccaatgcatacaatcaatactacCAAGCATACCCGGTAAACCATGTTTTTGTGAATGAAAATTATAAAGCCGTGCAATATCATCGGCGGTTGGTTTATACAAATACTCTCTTGCAAACAAATGAAATACGCATTGACAAAAGTTTTCTAGACATTGGGCAGCAGTTTTCTCACCAATTTTTATATATTCGTCAAACATATCAGGTGTGGTTCCATACGCCATTTGGCGTATGGTCGCCGTACACTTTTGGTATATTGTCAAACTTTGACGTCCAGTACAATCGGGACGCTCCCTAAAGTACAAATAATAATCGGGTATATTATGACTATTATAGTTAGATATACCTTCGATGATACGGAGCAACAATTGACGACTCATTCGAAACCGTCGCTTGAACTTTTTTTCAGGATAATTCGGTGATTCCGCAAAATAATCATTGTATAACCTCTCGGTAGCAGCTTCACGATCCCGTGCAATATAAGTGCGGGGACGAGGGACTCGTGAACTACTCGCCTCTCCTTctacttcttcttcctcttcttcctATAAACTGTTAACGAACATAACAATTTTTTCATCATCCGAATCATCGATTAAAAAGTTAAACATTTTGAAGGCCTTATccatttgtgacgatcgctccaaatccatatggacgaacacgtcattaatcgatttcattgcgaggtatttgacctctatatgatacgttttataaacattgcattcttttgaaaaggcaaaccatatatgaatatttaaatcaaagcttttcgacatctgatgatttctacgtatagacaatcaccgtaaataatagtttacaacagtacttccgttgacaatgcagtcaaaataagatacatggtgatgatttggtgaatgcaacgttttcttgaaaaatatgccatgtaagactccatgcacatagcttgtctatcatataagcaaacaacggaagacttctaggaaacctgagaataaacatgctaacaagtgtcaacagaaaggttggtgagttcatagttttagtgtttcgtataatctgtatataaaagtgggtcacaagatttcagttgtttcatccagaaacatttatcaatagattctacataacagagcaccctggtaactaagctttaacgttataatgataaataccccattcgttttaatacatgcaaaccaacgtgtcctaaactcaaataacacacgtccgttaaaaggctagcgctctagctcggacggggatgtcaagccctatggatccatatactgttattcgcgcccaccagtccatatcctatgtactggcagctactagttaccaaggctaagggattttcggttcaaattcagtgtagaatttagtatgtacttgtatccattgcgtttaaaataaatagcatgtattctcagcccaaaaatatagattgcaaaagcaattaaaaagggagcaatgaaactcaccttagcagcatataaagtcattcatcgtaatgtgaccgaaactcggaatatcaaataatcgtagatctcaacctagagaacatatgttggtcaataaatatctatcaagctaggtcaggtcatagtgtatcacaatcctaatgctcgagatcgacatacaaaagttatccaaagttgtttcaaaaagtcaattttgacaatagttcaacaaaacgagatgtgtcttatataagaattcgttTTCTcgactggtaatatttaaaaatccattttatcaatctcgtagacaagttttttaaatcttaattgcagattcaaaagcaatttcaattaacgtcaatcataattcagttgatcatatcttttaatccgttcatcgaaattattcgatatctaaatgaaaagttattgatttttcgtcagctttccaaaaacatgtatatcatataccttttaccagtaatatatgtatttaattcgtgattcattataaactgtttaacgacgaaatttagcatacaatcatgtataaatatatatactcgagcactagacatggatacacaattaatatataaaagataagatatgaatgctcacgtatcaatattgtgattcaatattgcaggaatgtacgtagacgtaacagagatgataaacactagttttgacttgcgaatattacccacgaatattacccataacctccatagctatgacccataatttctttagctctatcccgctcgaaaacccattttgaaggtgacacgctcataacctcgtcgtagtattttatgtactaatactactaaaaataataggattaataataatattaatcttaatattaataataatattaataataataataataataataataataataataataataataataataataataataataataataataataacataaatgataCGGAGTAAAAATGAGTGAGGAAAAGAAACTGGAACCAAATAgagtttttatagtatgtggcctgctacagtacctcatgcgatcgcatgggttttcattgcttttgccatgcgatcgcatggccgcctgatccgcttttgtttggTAGTTCATCGAtataaaaatactgtag comes from Rutidosis leptorrhynchoides isolate AG116_Rl617_1_P2 chromosome 4, CSIRO_AGI_Rlap_v1, whole genome shotgun sequence and encodes:
- the LOC139842748 gene encoding uncharacterized protein, encoding MAYGTTPDMFDEYIKIGEKTAAQCLENFCQCVFHLFAREYLYKPTADDIARLYNFHSQKHGLPGMLGSIDCMHWEWKNCPVAWQGQYTRGDQKGPSVMLEAVASQDLWIWHAFFGMAGSNNDINVLNMSPLFNTIKDGTAPTSPFEVNGHHYERRFQESARKDIERAFEVLQGRFAMLKTPARTLDFNKIRRHMYACIVLHNMIQENNGFVITHREERMIARNPL